The Streptomyces griseiscabiei genomic sequence TCGCGGACATGTCGACCGAGGGCGACACGGTGCGGCTGGCCCCCGTGAAGATCCAGCCGATCCTCTCCGACGACGTGGCCGCCGCCGTCGGCCGCACCGCGGTCGGCTCCCCGGTCGACGGTGTGGTCGAGATCGCGGGCCCCGACGTCTTCCGGCTCGACGAGCTGATCCGTGAGGGGCTCGCCGCCAAGGGCGACCCCCGCAAGGTCGTCACCGACCCGAAGGCGCCCTACTCCGGCGCCCAGGTGCAGGAGGACACGCTCGTCCCGGGCCCGGGCGCGCACATCGCCGAGACCCGGTTCGCCGACTGGCTCGCGCGGCAGAAGTAGGCGGCGGCACTCTCCGCGGTCCCCTGCCGATCGGCAGGGGACCCCTCGCTCCGGCACTTTCACGAAGGGACGCTTCGCCATGTCCAATCGCACGGAAACCGTGATATCCGATTCCGCTCGCCATCACGATCTGACGGGCACCTACGCCATCGATCCGGACCACAGCACCATAGGGTTCTCCGTCCGCCACGCCATGATCAGCAACGTCCGGGGGAAATTCACCGCTTTCGAGGGACTGCTGAAACTCGACGGGGAACGGCCGGCCCGGTCCGAGGCCCATGTCAGTGTCCAGACCGGCAGTCTCGACACGGGCATCGCCCAGCGGGACGCCCATGTCACCGGTGCGGACTTCCTGGACTCGGCGACCTTCCCCCTCATGACCTTCCGCTCCACCGGGATCGCCGAGGACGGGGAGGGCCGGTTCCGGATGGCCGGCCTTCTGCGGATCAAGGACGTCGAACTGCCCCTCGACATCGACCTCGAGTTCGGCGGCGCGGGCCAGGACGCCGGCGGGCTGAACCGGGTCGGCTTCGAGGGCACGGCCACCCTGCGGCGCTCCGACTGGGGCATCGACTGGAACTCCGCGCTGGCCACGGGCGGAGTGCTGGTCGGCGACAAGGTGAAGCTGGTCCTCGACATCTCCGCCGTGGAGCTGGACCCCCGGTGACCCGGCCGTCCGAGGACCGACTCGCCATGGCGGCCACCGTGGTGTCGCTGACCGCCGAGGCCACCGCGCTGGAGGCCCGGGTCGACACCCTGCGCCGGGAGCTGGCCGACCTCGACGAGCGGACGCGGGCCGTCCTGCACGCCCTGCGCCGGCTCGACCGGGGACGGCCCCGCGGCGCCCGCGGCGCCCCTGGGTAGGCTCTCTCCCGAAGCCGCGCGACCCTGCGCGTGTGCGCCCGGGTCGCCGTGCCAACCGGTACGGCGTGCCGTTCGACCAGGAGAAATGTGATGCCCCCGACGATCCGCCGGGCTGTGATCCCCGCCGCCGGCCTCGGTTCCCGTCTGCTGCCCCTGACGAAGGCGACTCCGAAGGAGATGCTGCCGGTCGGTGACAAGCCGGTCATCGAGCACACCGTGCGCGAGCTGGTGGACTCCGGCATCACCGACATCACCATCGTCGTCTCCGGCGGCAAGAGCCTCATCCAGGACCACTTCCGCCCCAACCCCGCCCTCGTGGAGCAGCTCCGCGAGGACGGCAAGACGGCCTACGCGGACGCCGTCGAGGAGGTCGCGGAGCTGGCCCGCCGGGGCCACATCACCTACCTCGACCAGTACGGGCCGTACGGCAACGGCACCCCGGTGCTCAACGCCGCCCGTGCCTTCGGCGACGAACCCGTCCTGGTGCTCTGGCCCGACGACGTCTTCGTGGCCGAGGTCCCCCGCGCCCAGCAGCTGATCCGCGCCTACGAGCAGACCGGCTGCCCGGTACTGGCCCTGCTGCCGATGGACCCCACCGAGTCCCAGCGCTACGGCGTGCCCATCGTCAAGGAGGACCTCGGCGACGGCCAGCTGCGCATCACCGGTCTGGTCGAGAAGCCCGAGCCTTCCGCCGCGCCCTCGTCGTACGCGGCGATCGGCGGCTATGTCGTCACCCCCGGCATCATCGACGAACTGCGTGAGCAGACCCGCCGCTGGTACGAGCACCGGACCGGCGAGGTCTATCTGACCGACGCCATCAACGCCTACGCCGCCACCCGCGCGGTGTACGGGCAGGTCATCAAGGGCCGCTGGTACGACACCGGCAACCCGGCCGACTACCTGGTCGCCCAGATGGCCTTCGCGCTGGCCCACCCCGAGTACGGCCCCGTCGTACGCGGTCTGGTCGAGGGGCTCGACACGCCCGGACAGTAGGCACCGGGCCGTCCCGGTCTAGGCCGAGGTGGCCTCGCCCTCGAGGCGCAGGGTGCGGATCTCCTTGCGGGAGGAGATGCCGAGCTTGGAGAACACCTTGCGCAGATGCCATTCCACGGTGTGGGGGCTGAGGAACAGCTGTGTGCCGATCTCGGGGTTGGTGAGGCCCTCGCCGGCGAGCCGGGCGATCTGGGCCTCCTGCGAGGTGAGGGCCGTGGGCTCCGAGATGGTGTGTCTGCGGACCTTCGCCCCGGTGGCCTGCAGTTCACCGCGGGCGCGTTCGGCGAAGGCCTCGGCCCCGATCCGGCTGAACGTGTCGTGGGCGACGCCGAGTTGGGCGCGGGCGTCGACCCGGCGGTTCTCCCGGCGGAGCCATTCGCCGTACAGGAGCTGGGCGCGGGCCAGTTCCACGCGGACCCGGGTCCGGCTGAGCCGGTCGATCGCCTCGCGGTAGAGGTGTTCCGCGGTGTCGCCTTCGCTCAGGAGCGCCCGTGAGCGTGCTTCCACGCCCAGCGCCCAGTCCGTACCGCTGGCCCGGGTCGTCTCCGCGAGCCGCTCCAGTGCGTCGGTGGCCGCCTGCGGCAGTCCGCTGCGTACGGCCGCCTCGATCAGCTCGATCAGGCCCCAGCGCGGGGAGGTGAACTCGTACGGGTGGGCGGCGGCCTCCCGGGCGGCGGCGAGTGCCTCCGTGTAGCGGCCGAGGCCGTTGCAGAGCACCGCGTGGTAGCAGTGCGCGACGGTGACGGTGGCACCCTGGCCGCGTGGCACGGCCTCGCCCAGGATCGCGTCGAGCAGGGTGCGGGCCTCGTCCTCGCGGCCGCGCCAGGCGGCCAGGCCGAGCGGCAGTACCCGCGCCGGGGTGCTGCCGATCGCCGCGCAGACCGTGCCGACCTCCTCCACCAGCGCGGCGGCGGCCGTCAGTTCACCGGCGAGGAGGTGCGTGTGCGCGCGGGACTCCAGCACGTCGGGGAGCACACTGAGCGCGCCGGCCCGGCGGACGAGCGTCAGCTGGCGGGTGGCGACCAGGTGCCAGCGTTCGTCGTCCCACAGGTCCGAGGCGATGACCCCGGCGAGCCAGAGCCGGTGCAGCGCCTCCTGGACGGGGATGTCCTCGTCGCAGCACGCCGCGAGGACGTCCCGCATCCTCGGCACCGCCGCCGCGTAACCGTCGGTGAGCCGCACGGCGACGGCCTCCAGCAGCCGGTCGGACAGGCGTGCCGGCCGCTCCGGCACCGCTGCGCGGGCGGCCGCGCACACCTCCCGCAGCCCCGGTCCCTGGGCCAGACGGCCGGCGAAGATGGCCGCCGCGACGGCGTCCAGATAGGTGTCGCGGGCCAGTGCGGCATCGAGCGGCCCGAACCGCCGGGCGGCGCTGAGCAGCAGCGAGGGAGCCTCTCTGCCACGGTTCTGGGCGAACGCGATCTCGGCGCGCAGGACGTCGATCCGCGCGCGCCCGAGCTCGTCGAGGGGGCCGGCCTCCGCCGTGGCGAGCAGGGTGGCGGCAGGTTCGAACGCGCCCGCGTGGAGCGTCGCCCGCGCGGCGTCCACCGCGCGCTGGGCGCGCCGGGCGGGATCGCCGGTCAGCTCGGTCGCGCGCCGGAGGAACGCGGCCGTCGCCGCGATGCCGCCGCGGGCCTGTGCCCGGTCGGCGGACCGCTCCAGTTCCGCCGCCACCGTCTCGTCGGGTCCCGGGGTCGCCCCGGCCAGGTGCCAGGCCCGGCGGTCGGGGTCGAGACGGGCGTCGGTCGCCCTCGCCAGGGCCCGGTGCGCCTCGCGGCGCTCGTCCTGGCTCGCCGCGCGATAGGCGGCCGAGCGCACCAGGGGGTGCCGGAAGCGGACCCGGGTGCCGAGGGTGATCAGCTCGGCGGTGTCGCCGTGCGCCAGGGCGGAGTCGACGTCGATGCCGAGCGACTCGGCCGCGCGCCGCAGCAGGGTCACGTCCCCGACGGGCTCGGCGGCGGCGGTGAGCAGCAGACGCCGGGACTTCGCGGGCAGCGACCGGACCCGATCGACGAATCCCTGTTCGATCTGGCTCGGCAGTGGACCGGCGTCCGGGCGGCCGAAGCCGCCGGCCAGTTCTCCGACGGCCAGTCGGCGGGGCAGTTCCAGCAGGGCCAGCGGATTGCCGCCGGACTCGGCGACGATGCGTTCGCGCACCCGCTGGTCGAGGGGACCGGTGACGGCCGAGTCGAGGAGTGCGCGGGAGTCGCTCTCGGCGAGTCCCGTCACGGGCAGCTCCGGGAGGCCGCCGAGGGCTTCGCCGGGGCCGGGCTCGCGGACGGCGAAGACCAGGACGACCGATTCCGCGAGCAGCCGACGGCCGACGAAGGCCAGGGTCTGGGCCGAGACGTGGTCCAGCCACTGGGCGTCGTCGACGAGGCAGACCAGCGGCTGGTCGCCGCCGGCGTCCGCGAGGAGGCTCAGGGTGGCCAGACCGACCAGGAACCGGTCCGGCGCGGCACCGGCCCGCAGTCCGAAGGCCGTGCCGAGCGCGTCGCGCTGTGGGCCGGGCAGCCGGTCGAGGCCGCCCAGCAGCGGGGCGCAGAGCTGGTGCAGTCCGGCGTAGGAGAGTTCCATCTCGGACTGGACTCCGGCGAGGCGGAGCGTGCGGCAGCCGTCGGTGCGGTCGAGGAGGAACCGCAGCAGTTCGGTCTTGCCGATGCCCGCCTCACCGCGCAGGACCAGGACCCCGCTGCGGCCGGACCTGGCGCCGGCCAGCAGGTCGTCGAGTGCCCGGCACTCGTGTTGTCTGCCGAGGAGTCCGGCTCGTGAACCGCTCCTCGCCATGGCCGCTCCCCGGTCCGAACGCTTCGACCGGTATGGTAATACGCCTTTCGATCGTGACGCCCGAGTACGGGTGGGCGGTCAGGGACTCGGGTGGTCCGTGGCCGGTCGTAGGTGGTCGTCGGCCGCGGGTGCGGCGAGATGGGTGCGGACGATACCGATCACGGTGTCGGTGGTGCGGTCGAGGTACGTGCGGCCGTCGGGCAGCCGGGTGTCCGGGCTGATGTAGCTGCGCGGGCCGAGATGGGTGGCCGGGTCGAGCCGGTGCACGGTGATCCGGCCCGCGCGGCGGGCGCGGTTCCAGCCGCTGCGGCGGAACAGGGGCATGCGCTGCGGGAAGATCCAGGTGCCGACCCGCTCGATCCGGTCGTTCGCGCTGGTCAGCTGGTGCAGGTGCACGGCGTGGGTGAGGTCGTTGGCACCGTTGTGGAACCCGCCGAGGGTGATGACGACGAGCGGTGCGCGCAGCCGGGTGTGGAGTTCGTCGATCGCGCCGGTGGCGACCTGCGCGCCCCCGCTGTAGCTCAGCAGCACCACGGGGATGCCGCTGTCGGGCGGATACCCGGCGAGCCGGAGCTGGGTGGCGATCTGGGAGCCGACGGCCCGGTTGTAGAGCGGGCGGTAGCGGTGGTCGGCGGCGACGAAGACCTGCATGACGTTGTGCAGGAACAGCAGCAGACCGGCGTGCCTGCGCAGCCACGCCCACACGGGCCGGTCGGCGAGCGGGTCGGCCAGCGGCGAGTACGGCTGCACCTGCCCCAGCACCCGCAGCTCCGGCGCCCCGGCGAGCACGGCCTTGACCAGCTGACCACCGTCCCGGGTGTCCCGGAAGCGCCGCTTGCCGATGCCGTCCAGATAGACCAGGTACGCGGCCGGAGGTCTGTCGGGGGCGGCGCCCCGGGCGTAGGGGACGCCGTCGGGGAGTTCGGTGACGGGGTCGCGCCAGCCCGCGCTGTAGGCGAGCACCTCGTAGCGGGCGAGCAGGCCCTCGGCGATCAGGACCGGTCCCAGCGCGCAGATCCAGAGCACGAGGTCGTTCATACGGTCACCTCCGGCGTCCGGGTCGCGCTGACCCGTACGACCAGCCGGCGTACGGCCTCCACGGTGACGCCGAGGCCGGTCCCGGCGACGGCGACGCATCCGGCGGCGGTCCACCAACCGAGCCCGGACGCCGTCGCCAGCGCGCCCGCGAGCCCGGCGCCGACGCCCACGAAGAGGACCATGTGCAGCAGGGGCCCGAGCAGCGGGAACGCGAGGACGGCGGAGAGCAGCAGCGGGACGAGCAGGCTCGGCGTCCACGACAGTCCGCTCTCCGGCGGCGGGGCGGACCCGAGCAGTTCGGCGAGGGTCCAGGCGGTCAGCGGCCACAGCGCGAGGACGGCGCCCTCGACGAGACCGGCGGCCACCAGCAGCCCGGCCACGAAGGTCCGCGACATGCCGGGGCGGCGCGACACCAGGGGCACGATGCGCCCGGCGGCCTCCGAGAGCCCGGCGAACACCAGCAGCAGGACGACGGCGGTGGTCATCGCTCAGCCTCGCCGTGACGGGTCGACGGGCGCCTTCCGCCGGGCCGGGCCGGGCGCGCGCAGACACCTCTCCAGTTCGTCGGCGGCCCTCAGGTGGCCGCCCGCCTCGTGCTGCGCGGTCCGCAGCCCGGCCGCCGCCGTCCGGAAACCGGGCTCGTGGAGCAGCCGCCGGGCCAGAGCGCGCACGGTTCCCTTGGCGACGTCCTCGGTACGCATCGACAGACCCGCGCCGAGTTCGACGACCCGCCGGGCCACCAGCGGCTGGTCGGCGCCCTGCGGCACCACCAGCAGCGGCACACCGGCGTACAGGGCCTCGTTGACGCTGTTCATGCCGCCGTGGGTGACGAACAGCGCGGCACGGGCCAGCACCTCCGGCTGCGGGACGAAGCGGTACGGCAGGACGTTGGCCGGCAGCGGTCCCAGCGCGTCGGGGTCGGTCTGGCCGGTGGACACGAGCACGGTGCCGCCGAGCGGGGCGAGCGCGGTGGCGAAGGTCCGCAGCAGCTGGGGATCCGCGTTGAACACCGTGCCCAGCGAGGCGTACAGCACCGGGTCCTGGAGCCGGTCGAGGGGGAACGACGGGTCGGCCGGGCGGGCGCCGATGCTCGGGCCGACGAAACGGTAGGAGGCGTCGAACTCCTCCGCCGCGGGCTGGAACTCCCGTGCGGTGTAGACCAGGTTGAGCGGCTGACGGATGTTCGCCACGTCCAGCAGGGGCAGCCCGCCCGCGGCGAACCGCCGGTGCAGCTCCCAGCGGGCCCGCAGATAACCCCGGAGGCTGCGGGGCCGGGCCCGCGCCGCCGCCAGCAGCTCCCAGGAGCCATGGGTGGGGCTGGGCACCTGCCGGCCGAAGGCGAACGTGGTGAACGACGAGACCGCCGGGACCCCCAGCTCACGGGCGGCGATCGCGCCCCACAGACAGGCACTGTCGTGCACGATCAGGTCGGGCGGGTCACGACGGAGGTCGGCGAGCACGCCGGGCAGCCAGCGGACGGCGGTCTCCGCGAGCGCCTCCATCCACGTCAGCGGCGTCGGCGGGTCGGGGAACGGCGGGTTTCCCCCGGGGTAGTCCAGCACGGTCGCGCCGACGGCCTCGATCTCCGCGCGGAACGCGGGCGCGGCGTGGTACGTGACGGTGTGACCGCGCCGCACCAGCTCGGCCACCAGCGGCAACGTCGGATTGATGTGCCCGTGCATGCTGATGTTGAGGAACGCGATGGTGCTCACAGCCCTGCCTCCACGGTCGGGGTAGAAGTCGATCTCGATGTCGGTGCCGGTGCCGATGTCGGTGCCGATGTCGGTGCCGATGTCCCGCCCGGGCGGGAGGGTGCGGTCGGAACGGCCGGGGCGGGGGAAGCGGCACCAGCGCCGGGCGGGGCCGGGGCGGGTCCGGCGGGTCCGGCGGGAGAGCCCTGCGTGACTCGGCCGGCGGACGGGCCCGGACCGGCGGCGGCACGCCGACCGGCGGACGCGCGCCGACCGGGACCGGTGGGCCTTCCCCGGTCGGCCGGGGCTGTCGTGATGTTGTCGACCCGGTACAGGCCGGGTCCGTTGACGCGCAGTTCGTCGAGGAAGCGGCCCGCCGTGCGGGCGGCGGTGCCGATCAGCCGCTGGGTGTGGCCGAAGTCCCAGGGGGCGGGCCAGGTCTCGATGCCGGTGGGCAGTACGACGGTCGGGATGTGCCGGGACACCTCGTGCAGATCGCGCTCGATCTGGTGGCGCAACAGCAGCAGCCCGGCCCGGGAGGCGATCGCGCCGGCCCGCGCACGCGGTTCGACGGGGCGCAGCGGCGAGCTCTCCGGGCCGGTCGACAGGACGACCACACTGGCCGCGCCCGCCTGCAGCGCGGCCAGCACCGGCACATAGGCGACCACCCCGCCGTCGACCAGCGTCCGGCCGTCGCGGGCCACCGGCGGCAGCACCCCGGGGATGGCGGCACTCGCCAGCAGCGCCGACTCCAGGTCGCCGCGGTCGAGCGCCACCGGGGCGCCGGTGACCAGGTCCATCGCCACGGCGGTGAACGGAATGGCCAACTCCTCGATCCGTGACGGCAGTTCGGCCCGCGCGATCAGCCGGCGCAGGCCGCGGTCGGTGAAGAGGCTGGTCCGGGAGGACAGATAGCCGAGCGGATACACCTCACGGCGGCGCAGCCGGGTCCACACATGGTCCAGCCAGGGCGCGGCCCGGTCGGGATGGGCGGCGGCGATGGCCCCGTTGAGGGCTCCCACCGAGGTACCGATGATCATGTCCGGGGTGAACGCGCGCTGTTCCAGCGCGTACCCGACGCCCACATGGGCCGCGCCGAGCACGCCACCGGCACCCACCACCGCGGCCACGGGGCGGGGCAGGGCCCGCAGGCCCACCGAGGAGTCGCTCATGTCGACCTGCCTTTCTCAGTCGCCGTGAGGTACCTGAGACACGTGAGGTACCTGAGCCAGGGGCCGTCCTAGGGACCGTCTGCGGACTCCCGGTGGCTCCGGGCGCAAGGTGATCCACCGTTCGTCGAGGAACTTCCGGGCACCCTCCGGACCCGGCCCGTACAGGAAGGGCGGCACGGGCGCCGTGTCCGCCGGTTCCTGAGCCGCGGTCTCAAGAACGTGCTTCGTCATCGCCGCACTCCTCGGATCGGCGGGCCACCGCCCGCTGTCACCTCTATGACCGGACACCCGCCGAAGGTGTGACACGCACGGAAGGCAACGTGCGGCGGCGGTGGCCCGGCGCCCGGCCACGCGGCGGGCCGGGCACGACCACGGAGGTGCCCACGGGGTCCCAAGGGCGCGGCCGGGCGCTCGCGGGCGCGAGGTTGGTGGGCGACAGCCTTCCCCGCCCCTGGGCGCCGAGCAGAGGAGCCGGTCGTGGACACCCATCTGGCCCGAGCCGGGCATGACCGCACGCGAGCCGTGACGACGGCCGAGGTGACGACCAAGGCGACGACCGAGGCGACGATCGGTGAGCCGGACCCGGCGGTGTCGGTGTTCGTGCTGGCCAGACCAGGACTGCTCAGGATCGCCCGGCGGATCCTGGGGGACGCGAACGACGCCGAGGACGTCATCCAGGAGGCATGGCTGCGCTGGCAGGGCACCGACCGCGCGCTCGTCGTGAATCCGACGGCACTGCTGCGCACGACGACCGTCCGGCTCGCGATCAATGTCGTCCAGTCGGCCCGGCGGCGCCGGGAGTCCTGCGCCAGCCCCTGGCTCCCGGAGTTCACGGACGGCCACGCGACCCCGGAGGCCCTGGCCGAGCGGCGGGACGCCGCCGAGCGGGCGGTCCTGCTGCTGATGGAGACGCTGACGCCGAGGCAGCGGGCGGTCTATGTCCTGCGCGAGGGCTTCGGCTGCTCCTACGGCCGGATCGCCGAGCTCCTGTGTCTCACCGTCGCCAACACCAGACAGCAGGTCGTTCGAGCCCAGCGGCGTCTCGCGGCGGGCGGTCGCGGGCAGCCGGTGGACTCCGTCGCGCACCGGCGGCTGGTCGAGGCGTTCCTCACGGCAGCTCACTCCGGTGACCTGGACCGTCTGGAGCGGGTTCTGTGTGCGGACGCCGGCTGTACTCCTGCTCGGTCGGCTTGATGATCTGGGCGCCCTCGCCGTAGAGGGCTCGGCTGAGCCGGGCCCGCAGGCGCTCTGTGGGACGGGGTGCGGCGTCCGGGCCGCCGCCGTTCACGGACGGGCGGGCGTCGATCGGTGTGTACTGCTCGTGCCGGGTGAGCCTGTGCAGTTCCGCCCGGCCGAGCGGCTCGTGCACCTCGACGTACTCACCGTGCGGCAGGCGTTTGACGATTCCGGTCTCCCGGCCGTGCAGCACCTTGTCCCGGTCCCGGCGTTGCAGCCCGAGCGCCCACCGCTTCGTCACGGCGTAGACCGCGACGGGTACGACGAACAAGCCGACGCGCACCGCCCACGTCACCGCGTTGACCGAGACATGAAAGCGGATGGCGATGATGTCGTTCGCCGCGCCGACCAGGGACACCGCGTAGAAGCTGAGCCATGCGACGCCGAGCGCCGTGCGCACCGGGCGGTTGCGCGGGCGGTCCAGGAGGTGTTGCTCCCGGTCGTCGCCGGTCACCCACGCCTCGACGAACGGGTAGGCGGCCAGGGCGAGGAAGAAGCCGACGCCGGCCAGCAGCGGGACGAGATTGTCCAGGGCGAGGGTGTGGCCCCCGAACGCGATCTCCCAACCGGGCATGACCCGCAGCAGTCCGTCGGCGATGCCCATGTACCAGTCCGGCTGCGAGCCGGCCGAGACCTGGTCGGCGCGGTAGGGGCCGTAGAGCCACACGGGATTGATCTGCGCGACGGCGGCCATGACGAAGACGACACCGGAGACCAGGAAGAGGAGTCCGGCGGATTTCACGGCCTTCACCTTGAACGGCAGACCCGTGCCACTCCCACCGCCCCTGCCACCCACGCCACTCCTGCCGATCCGCTCCGGGCCCGGATGCCGGGTGTGCCGGTGGCGCAGGACGAGCAGCAGATGGAGAACGATCAGCGCCACCATCAGGGCCGGAATGAGCAGGACATGGATCGCGTGGAAACGCGCCACCAGGTCATGACCCGGGAATTCGCCGCCGAAGAGGAACATCGAGAGATAGGTGCCGACGATCGGGACGGAGAGAATCGTCCCGTTCACCA encodes the following:
- a CDS encoding macrolide family glycosyltransferase, encoding MSTIAFLNISMHGHINPTLPLVAELVRRGHTVTYHAAPAFRAEIEAVGATVLDYPGGNPPFPDPPTPLTWMEALAETAVRWLPGVLADLRRDPPDLIVHDSACLWGAIAARELGVPAVSSFTTFAFGRQVPSPTHGSWELLAAARARPRSLRGYLRARWELHRRFAAGGLPLLDVANIRQPLNLVYTAREFQPAAEEFDASYRFVGPSIGARPADPSFPLDRLQDPVLYASLGTVFNADPQLLRTFATALAPLGGTVLVSTGQTDPDALGPLPANVLPYRFVPQPEVLARAALFVTHGGMNSVNEALYAGVPLLVVPQGADQPLVARRVVELGAGLSMRTEDVAKGTVRALARRLLHEPGFRTAAAGLRTAQHEAGGHLRAADELERCLRAPGPARRKAPVDPSRRG
- a CDS encoding UTP--glucose-1-phosphate uridylyltransferase — its product is MPPTIRRAVIPAAGLGSRLLPLTKATPKEMLPVGDKPVIEHTVRELVDSGITDITIVVSGGKSLIQDHFRPNPALVEQLREDGKTAYADAVEEVAELARRGHITYLDQYGPYGNGTPVLNAARAFGDEPVLVLWPDDVFVAEVPRAQQLIRAYEQTGCPVLALLPMDPTESQRYGVPIVKEDLGDGQLRITGLVEKPEPSAAPSSYAAIGGYVVTPGIIDELREQTRRWYEHRTGEVYLTDAINAYAATRAVYGQVIKGRWYDTGNPADYLVAQMAFALAHPEYGPVVRGLVEGLDTPGQ
- the qcrB gene encoding cytochrome bc1 complex cytochrome b subunit, coding for MDDGPVEEEARKDGEGGEGGERGKGGEGGGGGEGGKGGRGERFAAWADGRLGGVHRSAKERTRRAFPDHWSFLLGEICLYSFVVIVITGAFLTFYFHPSMETVEYRGSYAPLRGQPVSAAFDSTMRISFEVRGGLLIRQAHHWAALVFVAAALAHMMRVFFTGAFRKPRELNWLFGFSLLVLGMFGGLTGYDLPDDLLSGTGLAVVNGTILSVPIVGTYLSMFLFGGEFPGHDLVARFHAIHVLLIPALMVALIVLHLLLVLRHRHTRHPGPERIGRSGVGGRGGGSGTGLPFKVKAVKSAGLLFLVSGVVFVMAAVAQINPVWLYGPYRADQVSAGSQPDWYMGIADGLLRVMPGWEIAFGGHTLALDNLVPLLAGVGFFLALAAYPFVEAWVTGDDREQHLLDRPRNRPVRTALGVAWLSFYAVSLVGAANDIIAIRFHVSVNAVTWAVRVGLFVVPVAVYAVTKRWALGLQRRDRDKVLHGRETGIVKRLPHGEYVEVHEPLGRAELHRLTRHEQYTPIDARPSVNGGGPDAAPRPTERLRARLSRALYGEGAQIIKPTEQEYSRRPHTEPAPDGPGHRSELP
- a CDS encoding sigma-70 family RNA polymerase sigma factor, giving the protein MDTHLARAGHDRTRAVTTAEVTTKATTEATIGEPDPAVSVFVLARPGLLRIARRILGDANDAEDVIQEAWLRWQGTDRALVVNPTALLRTTTVRLAINVVQSARRRRESCASPWLPEFTDGHATPEALAERRDAAERAVLLLMETLTPRQRAVYVLREGFGCSYGRIAELLCLTVANTRQQVVRAQRRLAAGGRGQPVDSVAHRRLVEAFLTAAHSGDLDRLERVLCADAGCTPARSA
- a CDS encoding patatin-like phospholipase family protein; the protein is MSDSSVGLRALPRPVAAVVGAGGVLGAAHVGVGYALEQRAFTPDMIIGTSVGALNGAIAAAHPDRAAPWLDHVWTRLRRREVYPLGYLSSRTSLFTDRGLRRLIARAELPSRIEELAIPFTAVAMDLVTGAPVALDRGDLESALLASAAIPGVLPPVARDGRTLVDGGVVAYVPVLAALQAGAASVVVLSTGPESSPLRPVEPRARAGAIASRAGLLLLRHQIERDLHEVSRHIPTVVLPTGIETWPAPWDFGHTQRLIGTAARTAGRFLDELRVNGPGLYRVDNITTAPADRGRPTGPGRRASAGRRAAAGPGPSAGRVTQGSPAGPAGPAPAPPGAGAASPAPAVPTAPSRPGGTSAPTSAPTSAPAPTSRSTSTPTVEAGL
- a CDS encoding ATP-binding protein codes for the protein MARSGSRAGLLGRQHECRALDDLLAGARSGRSGVLVLRGEAGIGKTELLRFLLDRTDGCRTLRLAGVQSEMELSYAGLHQLCAPLLGGLDRLPGPQRDALGTAFGLRAGAAPDRFLVGLATLSLLADAGGDQPLVCLVDDAQWLDHVSAQTLAFVGRRLLAESVVLVFAVREPGPGEALGGLPELPVTGLAESDSRALLDSAVTGPLDQRVRERIVAESGGNPLALLELPRRLAVGELAGGFGRPDAGPLPSQIEQGFVDRVRSLPAKSRRLLLTAAAEPVGDVTLLRRAAESLGIDVDSALAHGDTAELITLGTRVRFRHPLVRSAAYRAASQDERREAHRALARATDARLDPDRRAWHLAGATPGPDETVAAELERSADRAQARGGIAATAAFLRRATELTGDPARRAQRAVDAARATLHAGAFEPAATLLATAEAGPLDELGRARIDVLRAEIAFAQNRGREAPSLLLSAARRFGPLDAALARDTYLDAVAAAIFAGRLAQGPGLREVCAAARAAVPERPARLSDRLLEAVAVRLTDGYAAAVPRMRDVLAACCDEDIPVQEALHRLWLAGVIASDLWDDERWHLVATRQLTLVRRAGALSVLPDVLESRAHTHLLAGELTAAAALVEEVGTVCAAIGSTPARVLPLGLAAWRGREDEARTLLDAILGEAVPRGQGATVTVAHCYHAVLCNGLGRYTEALAAAREAAAHPYEFTSPRWGLIELIEAAVRSGLPQAATDALERLAETTRASGTDWALGVEARSRALLSEGDTAEHLYREAIDRLSRTRVRVELARAQLLYGEWLRRENRRVDARAQLGVAHDTFSRIGAEAFAERARGELQATGAKVRRHTISEPTALTSQEAQIARLAGEGLTNPEIGTQLFLSPHTVEWHLRKVFSKLGISSRKEIRTLRLEGEATSA
- a CDS encoding YceI family protein, with translation MSNRTETVISDSARHHDLTGTYAIDPDHSTIGFSVRHAMISNVRGKFTAFEGLLKLDGERPARSEAHVSVQTGSLDTGIAQRDAHVTGADFLDSATFPLMTFRSTGIAEDGEGRFRMAGLLRIKDVELPLDIDLEFGGAGQDAGGLNRVGFEGTATLRRSDWGIDWNSALATGGVLVGDKVKLVLDISAVELDPR